The proteins below come from a single Dehalococcoidia bacterium genomic window:
- a CDS encoding TetR/AcrR family transcriptional regulator, with protein sequence MVKKTKQPKSGHKDTRKHIIDTARALFSESSYLGVSMSDIAEKLDITKAALYYHFPSKEEIYNAVLDEVLNDINAALTEALKEKTLNRRLYKVIKNYLDLGLKEKNIIKATLLSGEPTVRDHVIQNRKQLDGIIQPLLKDILAEKGLSGEVDQRLLATLLICMMDGILLEYSFSGHNINSDKIAKQWVAFWFQKSMATRK encoded by the coding sequence ATGGTCAAAAAAACAAAGCAACCGAAGAGCGGCCATAAAGACACCCGGAAGCACATCATCGACACGGCACGAGCCCTGTTCTCGGAATCGAGCTATCTGGGTGTTTCCATGAGTGATATTGCCGAGAAGCTGGATATAACCAAGGCAGCCCTTTATTACCACTTCCCCAGCAAAGAGGAAATCTATAATGCCGTGCTAGATGAAGTCCTGAACGACATTAACGCCGCTCTAACGGAGGCATTAAAGGAGAAAACCCTGAACAGACGGCTCTACAAAGTCATAAAGAACTACCTGGATCTGGGTTTAAAGGAAAAGAATATCATCAAGGCAACACTTTTGTCCGGGGAGCCGACGGTTAGAGATCATGTCATTCAGAACAGGAAACAACTAGACGGCATAATCCAGCCTTTGCTGAAAGACATCTTGGCAGAAAAGGGCCTGTCCGGAGAGGTAGACCAACGGTTGCTGGCCACACTGCTCATCTGCATGATGGACGGCATACTCCTGGAATATTCGTTTTCCGGCCATAATATAAACTCCGATAAAATCGCGAAGCAGTGGGTCGCTTTCTGGTTTCAGAAATCGATGGCTACTCGGAAATAA